Proteins found in one Sporosarcina jeotgali genomic segment:
- the tpiA gene encoding triose-phosphate isomerase, with product MRKPIIAGNWKMYKTSDEAVAFVDALAGKLKATDKADTVICPPAPYLAALVEKSKELPVQIGAQTMHEEVEGAFTGEISPTMLKSVGVEFVILGHSERRQYFNETDESVNRKVKSAFEHNLTPIVCVGESLEQREDNATAAIVSEQVKKAFAGISETDASSAIVAYEPIWAIGTGRTATAEDANEVCGQIREVLAELYSESAAQSIRIQYGGSVKPGNIKELLSMSDIDGALVGGASLDPESFAALAEAGANV from the coding sequence ATGAGAAAACCAATTATCGCAGGAAACTGGAAGATGTACAAAACGTCAGATGAAGCAGTGGCATTCGTGGATGCACTTGCTGGAAAGCTGAAAGCAACGGACAAAGCAGATACAGTCATTTGTCCGCCAGCACCTTATCTAGCTGCTCTTGTGGAAAAATCCAAAGAATTACCGGTTCAGATTGGTGCACAAACGATGCATGAAGAGGTTGAAGGAGCATTCACAGGTGAAATCAGTCCGACTATGCTGAAAAGTGTAGGTGTTGAATTTGTAATCCTTGGACATTCTGAGCGGAGACAATATTTTAACGAAACAGATGAGTCTGTGAACCGAAAAGTAAAATCAGCGTTTGAGCATAACCTCACACCAATTGTTTGTGTAGGTGAGTCATTGGAACAGCGTGAAGATAACGCGACTGCTGCAATCGTATCGGAACAGGTAAAGAAAGCGTTTGCGGGAATAAGTGAAACGGATGCTTCTTCAGCAATCGTGGCGTATGAACCGATCTGGGCGATTGGCACTGGGCGCACTGCAACTGCTGAAGATGCGAATGAAGTATGCGGGCAGATTCGAGAAGTCCTTGCAGAGTTATATTCAGAATCCGCAGCACAGTCAATCCGTATTCAATACGGCGGCAGTGTAAAACCTGGCAATATTAAAGAACTATTATCGATGAGTGATATCGATGGAGCATTAGTCGGCGGGGCAAGTCTCGATCCGGAATCGTTCGCCGCACTCGCGGAGGCTGGAGCGAATGTCTAA
- the secG gene encoding preprotein translocase subunit SecG — MHALLMTLLVIVSLSLIVVVLLQSGKSAGLSGAISGGAEQLFGKQKARGLDLVLQRVTIVLSVLFFALAIAIVKI; from the coding sequence ATGCACGCGTTATTAATGACATTGCTCGTGATTGTCTCACTTTCACTAATTGTCGTTGTCTTACTGCAATCAGGGAAGAGTGCAGGACTGTCAGGAGCCATCTCCGGTGGTGCTGAACAGTTATTTGGCAAACAAAAGGCACGCGGTCTGGACCTAGTCTTGCAGCGCGTTACAATTGTACTTTCCGTGCTGTTCTTTGCACTGGCGATTGCGATCGTGAAAATATAA
- the clpP gene encoding ATP-dependent Clp endopeptidase proteolytic subunit ClpP: MNLIPTVIEQTNRGERAYDIYSRLLKDRIIMLGSAIDDNVANSIVAQLLFLESEDPDKDISIYINSPGGSITAGMAIYDTMQYIKPNIQTICIGMAASMGSFLLAAGTKGKRYALPNAEVMIHQPLGGAQGQATEIEIAAKHILFIREKLNAILAERTGQPIEVIQKDTDRDNFMTAERAKEYGLIDHIITRSDMKESEGK, encoded by the coding sequence ATGAACTTAATTCCTACAGTTATCGAACAAACGAATCGTGGAGAGCGTGCGTATGATATATACTCCCGCTTGCTAAAAGACCGCATCATCATGCTTGGAAGTGCAATAGACGACAACGTAGCAAACTCTATCGTCGCTCAATTACTATTCCTTGAATCTGAAGATCCAGACAAAGACATCTCTATCTACATCAACAGCCCAGGTGGCAGCATCACAGCTGGTATGGCCATCTACGATACTATGCAATACATTAAACCAAACATCCAGACGATTTGTATCGGTATGGCTGCTTCAATGGGATCATTCTTACTTGCAGCAGGTACCAAAGGAAAACGCTATGCGCTTCCTAACGCTGAAGTTATGATTCACCAGCCACTTGGCGGTGCTCAAGGTCAAGCGACTGAAATCGAAATCGCTGCTAAGCACATCCTCTTCATCCGCGAGAAGCTGAATGCTATTCTTGCTGAGCGTACGGGTCAGCCTATCGAAGTGATTCAAAAAGATACAGACCGTGATAATTTCATGACCGCAGAACGTGCAAAAGAATATGGGTTAATCGACCACATTATCACACGCAGCGATATGAAAGAATCTGAAGGCAAATAA
- a CDS encoding glutaredoxin family protein: MHVLFYTKPGCPLCDEAEQMMELIQEDYPLTWATVNIEEDDAKHEQYVFMIPVVEKDDEVLCSGVISYIDLAMLFESEV; encoded by the coding sequence ATGCATGTGCTATTTTATACGAAACCTGGCTGTCCGCTGTGTGACGAAGCCGAACAGATGATGGAACTTATTCAAGAGGACTATCCCTTGACGTGGGCTACGGTCAATATTGAAGAGGATGATGCAAAACATGAGCAATACGTCTTCATGATCCCTGTTGTGGAAAAAGATGATGAGGTGCTTTGTTCAGGTGTGATAAGTTATATTGATTTAGCTATGCTTTTTGAATCGGAAGTTTAA
- a CDS encoding alpha/beta hydrolase, with protein sequence MKVSHAKPFFFEHGKRAVLLLHGFTGTSADVRMIGRFLEKKGYTSLAPHYKGHGGPAEELITTGPDDWWPDVIQAYDQLKDAGFNQIAVAGLSLGGVFSLKLGAERPVLGIVTMNAPMSMRSLDQMYEGVLHYAREYKKLEGKDEEIIDAEVAALREKSMPSLTDLQKLIENVRAEVDTIYAPLLVVQSTHDEVIDPDSGQIIYDNAESTDKKISLYEKSKHVITLGPEKNELHEEIFEFLESLDWED encoded by the coding sequence ATGAAAGTTTCTCATGCAAAGCCTTTCTTTTTTGAACATGGAAAGCGAGCAGTGCTTTTACTGCATGGATTTACAGGAACATCTGCAGACGTACGAATGATTGGCCGTTTTTTGGAGAAAAAAGGATATACTTCCCTTGCACCGCATTATAAAGGGCATGGCGGTCCTGCAGAAGAACTTATAACAACTGGACCTGACGACTGGTGGCCAGACGTCATTCAAGCATATGATCAGTTAAAAGACGCTGGATTCAACCAAATTGCAGTAGCCGGTTTATCATTAGGCGGCGTATTTTCGCTGAAATTAGGTGCTGAGCGTCCTGTACTGGGGATTGTTACGATGAATGCACCGATGTCGATGCGTTCGTTAGATCAGATGTATGAAGGGGTGCTCCATTACGCCCGCGAATATAAAAAGCTCGAAGGCAAAGACGAAGAAATCATCGATGCGGAAGTGGCGGCACTTCGTGAAAAATCGATGCCATCGCTAACCGATCTTCAGAAGCTGATCGAGAACGTGAGAGCTGAAGTGGACACGATTTATGCGCCGTTACTTGTCGTTCAGTCCACTCATGATGAAGTGATTGACCCGGATTCAGGACAAATCATCTATGATAACGCAGAGTCCACAGATAAGAAAATTTCCCTATACGAGAAATCGAAACATGTAATTACGTTAGGTCCTGAGAAAAATGAACTTCACGAAGAAATTTTCGAGTTTTTGGAGTCACTTGATTGGGAAGATTAA
- a CDS encoding sugar-binding transcriptional regulator gives MKGGVSLKTSIVEAQEKLVPEMMATLQQRYLVLKLIKTSGPIGRRPLADTAGLSERETRSVMEALRDQQLIRVAKEGATVTADGESVLQHLGPLIELQYGKNVLAKRIKSYFSIQDVHIVKGDSSEPGGSNELLGTEAASVFAARIGNGRVVAVTGGSTMAAIPKHLSCYPGAEETVFIPARGGVGDNIGQQANVIAATFAHTCNASYKSLYYPESLSEEAHAIFLKEPSAQKMLELYETTDCLLHGIGDAKKMAALRDSNEEEQQLLDSRGAKGEAFGYYFNGSGEIVHHLRTVGIQTDHLKRIPLLLAVAGGSAKAEAILSYLRGATKQTVLITDEGAAKEIVNLLANE, from the coding sequence TTGAAAGGGGGAGTCTCTCTGAAAACGTCTATTGTTGAAGCTCAGGAAAAGTTAGTACCTGAAATGATGGCAACACTGCAACAACGCTATCTTGTGCTAAAGCTGATTAAAACATCCGGGCCAATCGGAAGACGGCCTCTTGCAGACACTGCGGGATTATCTGAACGAGAAACACGCTCGGTAATGGAAGCTCTGAGAGATCAGCAGCTCATTCGTGTTGCAAAAGAAGGAGCGACTGTTACAGCCGATGGCGAAAGTGTATTGCAGCATCTGGGACCGTTAATTGAGCTGCAATATGGAAAGAATGTTCTTGCGAAGCGTATTAAAAGTTATTTTTCCATTCAAGATGTGCACATTGTAAAAGGAGACAGTTCTGAACCAGGCGGCTCGAACGAATTGCTTGGAACTGAAGCTGCATCTGTTTTTGCAGCCCGCATTGGGAATGGACGTGTTGTAGCCGTTACTGGCGGAAGTACCATGGCAGCTATTCCGAAACATCTGAGTTGTTATCCAGGTGCTGAAGAGACAGTATTCATCCCTGCCCGAGGCGGGGTTGGAGATAATATAGGACAGCAGGCAAATGTAATCGCTGCTACATTCGCGCATACGTGCAATGCTTCGTATAAGTCCCTGTATTACCCTGAATCACTGAGTGAAGAAGCACATGCCATTTTCTTGAAAGAACCGAGTGCACAAAAAATGCTCGAACTTTATGAAACGACGGATTGCTTGCTGCATGGCATTGGCGATGCGAAGAAAATGGCAGCACTGCGGGATTCCAACGAGGAAGAGCAGCAATTACTCGATTCTAGAGGCGCAAAAGGTGAAGCGTTCGGATACTACTTTAATGGTTCTGGAGAGATTGTTCATCACCTTCGAACGGTTGGAATTCAGACCGATCACTTGAAACGGATTCCTCTGCTATTAGCAGTGGCCGGCGGCTCGGCAAAAGCAGAAGCGATTCTTTCATATTTGCGGGGTGCCACAAAACAAACTGTTCTGATTACAGATGAAGGTGCCGCAAAAGAAATCGTGAATTTACTAGCAAATGAATAA
- the gap gene encoding type I glyceraldehyde-3-phosphate dehydrogenase encodes MTVKMAINGFGRIGRIVMRDTLEHEDLEVVAVNDLTDAPMLAHLLKYDSVHGILDADITSDENHIIVNGKKIRVYAEKDPANLPWKDLGVDIVVESTGVFRDAKGLQKHLDAGAKKVILSAPAKGDVKTLVMGVNEEEYDAATDHYVSNASCTTNCLAPVVKVLNDKFGVERGMMTTIHSYTNDQRILDLPHEDYRRARAAAESMIPTTTGAASAVTKVIPELKGKLDGMAVRVPTPNVSLVDFVAELKKDVSVEDVNKALKDASENELKGFLFYSDLPLVSKDYNGNHASSTVDGLSTMVLGDNMVKVISWYDNEQGYAARCIDLALYMNKKGL; translated from the coding sequence ATGACTGTAAAAATGGCGATTAATGGATTTGGACGTATTGGACGTATTGTAATGAGAGATACATTGGAGCACGAGGACCTTGAAGTTGTAGCAGTAAACGACTTAACTGACGCACCGATGCTTGCGCACTTGTTGAAGTATGATTCAGTTCACGGAATTCTTGATGCAGATATCACTTCGGACGAAAACCATATCATTGTGAATGGCAAAAAGATCCGTGTCTATGCTGAAAAAGATCCAGCTAACTTACCATGGAAAGACCTTGGAGTCGATATCGTTGTTGAAAGTACTGGAGTCTTCCGCGATGCAAAAGGATTACAGAAACACCTTGATGCCGGCGCGAAGAAAGTCATCTTGTCAGCACCTGCTAAAGGCGATGTGAAAACACTTGTTATGGGTGTGAACGAAGAAGAATACGATGCTGCAACAGATCATTACGTATCTAATGCGTCTTGTACAACAAACTGTCTGGCACCAGTCGTTAAAGTGTTGAATGACAAGTTCGGCGTTGAACGCGGTATGATGACAACAATTCACTCATACACAAATGATCAGCGAATTCTTGACTTGCCACACGAAGACTACCGCCGTGCACGTGCTGCAGCTGAGTCTATGATCCCAACAACTACAGGAGCAGCATCTGCTGTAACTAAAGTTATTCCTGAATTGAAAGGAAAACTAGATGGAATGGCTGTACGCGTTCCAACACCAAACGTTTCACTCGTTGACTTTGTTGCTGAGTTGAAAAAAGACGTTTCTGTTGAAGATGTAAACAAAGCGTTGAAAGATGCATCAGAAAACGAATTGAAAGGCTTCCTATTCTACAGCGATCTTCCACTTGTTTCAAAAGACTATAATGGGAACCACGCTTCTTCTACAGTAGATGGTCTATCCACAATGGTACTTGGAGACAACATGGTAAAAGTCATCAGCTGGTATGACAACGAACAAGGATATGCTGCACGCTGTATCGACCTTGCGTTATACATGAACAAAAAAGGACTATAA
- a CDS encoding phosphoglycerate kinase — protein sequence MNAKMTMKDLDLKGKRVFCRVDFNVPMEDGKVSDDTRIRAAIPTIEYLSKQGARVILASHLGRPKGEVKEDSRLTEAGKRLAELLGKPVLKLDESTGPDVEKHVSELGDGEILLLENVRFHEGEEKNDPELAKQFAALADVFVNDAFGAAHRAHATTAGIAEYLPSVQGLLLEKELDVLGKALSDPERPFTAIIGGAKVKDKIGVIDHLLDKVDNLLIGGGLSYTFSRAQGHEIGDSLVEEDKIDLAKSFIEKAKEKGVNLYLPIDTRVADSFSETAATKVVPVSGIEKGWMGLDIGPKTAELYESVIKDSKLVIWNGPMGVFEMAPFAEGTKRVAQAMAETEAFTIIGGGDSAAAVEKFEVAEKMDHISTGGGASLEFMEGKELPGVAALKDRS from the coding sequence ATGAATGCCAAAATGACGATGAAAGACTTGGATCTAAAAGGGAAACGAGTTTTCTGCAGAGTGGATTTTAACGTACCTATGGAAGACGGGAAAGTTTCAGATGATACTAGAATCCGTGCTGCCATTCCGACAATCGAGTACCTTTCTAAACAAGGGGCAAGAGTAATTCTTGCAAGTCATCTCGGGCGTCCGAAAGGTGAAGTGAAGGAAGATTCACGTTTAACAGAAGCGGGAAAACGATTGGCTGAATTACTCGGCAAACCGGTTCTGAAATTGGACGAGTCTACAGGTCCGGACGTTGAAAAGCACGTTTCTGAGTTAGGAGATGGAGAAATTCTGCTGCTTGAAAATGTACGGTTCCACGAAGGCGAGGAAAAGAACGATCCTGAACTAGCTAAACAATTTGCTGCACTGGCAGATGTTTTCGTTAATGACGCATTTGGAGCGGCACACCGCGCACATGCAACAACAGCTGGTATTGCAGAGTACTTGCCAAGTGTTCAAGGACTTCTGCTTGAAAAAGAACTCGACGTACTCGGGAAAGCATTATCCGATCCGGAGCGTCCATTCACAGCGATTATTGGCGGCGCAAAAGTTAAAGACAAGATTGGAGTTATCGATCACTTACTGGATAAAGTCGATAACCTGTTAATCGGCGGGGGCTTATCCTATACATTCTCGCGTGCTCAAGGGCACGAAATCGGTGACTCTTTAGTAGAAGAAGATAAAATCGATCTTGCTAAATCTTTCATTGAAAAAGCGAAAGAAAAAGGAGTCAATCTTTACTTGCCAATCGATACTAGGGTGGCTGATTCGTTCTCAGAAACAGCAGCGACAAAGGTTGTTCCTGTTAGCGGTATTGAAAAAGGGTGGATGGGACTCGATATCGGTCCTAAAACCGCAGAACTTTATGAGAGTGTGATTAAGGACTCGAAACTTGTGATTTGGAATGGGCCGATGGGTGTCTTTGAAATGGCACCATTTGCTGAAGGGACAAAGCGTGTTGCTCAAGCAATGGCTGAAACCGAAGCATTCACAATTATTGGCGGCGGCGATTCTGCTGCTGCTGTTGAAAAGTTTGAAGTAGCTGAAAAAATGGATCACATCTCTACAGGCGGCGGAGCGTCTCTGGAGTTCATGGAAGGTAAAGAACTGCCGGGCGTCGCTGCATTGAAAGATCGTTCATAA
- the eno gene encoding phosphopyruvate hydratase — MPIITLVQAREVLDSRGNPTVEVEVFTESGAFGRAIVPSGASTGEYEAVELRDGDKDRYLGKGVLKAVDHVNEVIADALEENYSVLDQVVIDHALIELDGTDNKGKLGANAILGVSMAVAHAAADYLDIPLYQYLGGVNAKQLPVPMMNIVNGGEHADNNVDIQEFMIMPVGAESFRHALRMGAEIFHGLKAVLHEKGLNTAVGDEGGFAPNLSSNEEALSTIVEAIKKAGYKPGEDIMLAMDAAASEFFNKEDGKYHLSGEGIVKSSEEMVDWYEQLCDKYPIISIEDGLDENDWTGTKLLTDRLGKRVQIVGDDLFVTNTEKLSRGIKEGVGNSILVKVNQIGTLTETFDAIEMAKRAGYTAVISHRSGETEDTTIADLAVATNAGQIKTGAPSRTDRVAKYNQLLRIDDQLDETAQYLGKQTFYNLKH; from the coding sequence ATGCCAATCATTACACTTGTTCAAGCTAGAGAAGTACTCGACTCACGAGGGAACCCGACAGTTGAAGTCGAAGTGTTTACAGAAAGTGGAGCATTTGGACGAGCAATTGTACCATCTGGCGCATCAACAGGTGAATACGAGGCTGTTGAACTTCGCGATGGCGACAAAGATCGATACCTTGGAAAAGGCGTGCTAAAAGCGGTTGACCACGTCAACGAAGTCATTGCAGACGCGTTGGAAGAAAACTATTCAGTTCTCGACCAAGTCGTGATTGACCACGCTTTGATCGAACTGGATGGAACGGATAACAAAGGCAAACTTGGAGCAAATGCGATTCTAGGTGTATCTATGGCCGTAGCCCATGCTGCAGCAGACTACTTAGATATTCCGTTGTATCAATACCTGGGCGGCGTTAATGCGAAGCAGCTTCCTGTTCCGATGATGAACATCGTCAATGGCGGAGAGCACGCAGATAACAACGTCGACATTCAGGAATTCATGATCATGCCAGTGGGTGCAGAATCGTTCCGTCACGCACTTCGTATGGGCGCTGAAATTTTCCACGGTTTGAAAGCGGTTCTTCATGAAAAAGGATTGAACACAGCAGTAGGTGACGAAGGCGGATTCGCACCAAACCTTTCATCCAACGAAGAAGCATTATCTACAATCGTAGAAGCAATCAAAAAAGCAGGCTACAAACCAGGTGAAGACATTATGCTGGCTATGGACGCTGCAGCCTCTGAATTCTTCAACAAAGAAGACGGCAAATACCATCTATCAGGCGAAGGGATTGTCAAATCATCTGAAGAGATGGTGGATTGGTACGAACAGCTTTGCGATAAATACCCAATCATCTCTATCGAAGACGGTTTGGATGAAAACGACTGGACTGGCACAAAGCTGCTTACAGATCGCTTAGGCAAACGTGTTCAAATTGTTGGAGACGACTTATTTGTAACGAACACTGAAAAATTATCACGCGGTATTAAAGAAGGCGTAGGGAACTCGATTCTTGTCAAAGTGAACCAGATCGGTACACTTACTGAAACATTCGATGCAATTGAAATGGCGAAACGCGCTGGTTACACAGCGGTTATCTCCCACCGCTCAGGTGAAACAGAAGATACAACAATCGCTGATCTTGCAGTCGCAACAAACGCAGGTCAAATCAAGACGGGCGCTCCTTCACGTACAGATCGTGTTGCGAAGTATAACCAATTGCTGCGTATCGATGACCAGCTCGATGAAACAGCACAGTACCTTGGCAAACAAACATTTTATAACTTGAAGCACTAA
- a CDS encoding LemA family protein, with translation MKKLLLPLGIIVAIIVIAIAIFSGSYNKFVTAEENVDQAYSQIETQLQRRVDLIPNLVNTVKGFAKQEKEVIGQVTEARSKLAGANGPEDQAAADSELSGALSRLLVVVENYPELKSNENYRQLMDELAGTENRLAVARKDYNDEVASYNKQVKRFPGKLVASMFGFDEKEYFKAEAGAESAPDVDFGADE, from the coding sequence TTGAAGAAGTTATTGTTACCGTTAGGAATAATTGTTGCAATTATTGTGATTGCTATTGCGATTTTCTCTGGAAGTTACAATAAATTTGTGACAGCTGAAGAGAACGTTGACCAAGCGTATTCACAAATCGAGACGCAATTACAACGCAGGGTGGATCTTATTCCAAACTTAGTGAATACCGTTAAAGGGTTTGCAAAGCAGGAGAAGGAAGTAATTGGTCAGGTAACCGAAGCGCGTTCTAAATTAGCAGGTGCAAATGGCCCTGAAGATCAAGCGGCTGCTGACTCTGAACTTTCTGGAGCACTTAGTCGATTATTAGTGGTTGTAGAGAATTATCCAGAATTGAAAAGTAATGAAAACTACAGACAGCTTATGGATGAGTTAGCTGGAACTGAAAACAGACTTGCTGTAGCACGTAAGGATTACAATGACGAGGTCGCTTCTTACAACAAACAAGTGAAGCGGTTCCCGGGCAAACTCGTTGCTTCGATGTTTGGATTTGACGAAAAAGAATACTTCAAAGCGGAAGCTGGAGCTGAATCAGCACCAGATGTCGACTTTGGAGCAGATGAGTAA
- the gpmI gene encoding 2,3-bisphosphoglycerate-independent phosphoglycerate mutase, which produces MSKGPVGLIIMDGFGLRSETSGNAVAHAKKPNYERLWNAYPHATLTASGEAVGLPEGQMGNSEVGHLNIGAGRIVYQSLTRVNKSIRENDFFQNEALLAAVEHAKANNGALHLMGLLSDGGVHSHYEHLFALLRLAEMNGIRDVYVHAFLDGRDVGPKTALTYIERTEEVMKSVGVGQLASISGRYYAMDRDKRWDRVKLAYDVMVNGEGPVYASAEEGVQASYEAGVTDEFVVPFIVQPEGQAPVKISEGDSAVFFNFRPDRAIQLSRAFTQNGFDGFAAKNYTDLKFVTFTDYSAEVASQVVFAKQDLKNTIGEVLSQNNIRQLRIAETEKYPHVTFFMSGGREEEFDGEKRILIPSPKVATYDLKPEMSAYEVTDALIKEIQEDQIDAFILNLANPDMVGHSGMLEPTVKAVETTDECVGRILDVLLAKGGAAIITADHGNADEVMTIEGAPMTAHTTNPVPVIVTKDGVTLREGGILADLAPTMLKLLGIKQPEEMTGTPLF; this is translated from the coding sequence ATGTCTAAAGGACCTGTTGGCCTCATCATTATGGACGGTTTTGGACTGCGCTCAGAAACTTCCGGAAACGCTGTTGCGCATGCGAAAAAACCAAACTATGAGCGACTCTGGAATGCTTATCCGCACGCTACGCTAACAGCGTCCGGGGAAGCAGTCGGGTTGCCTGAGGGGCAAATGGGGAACTCTGAAGTGGGTCACTTGAACATCGGAGCAGGACGGATCGTGTACCAGAGTCTTACTCGGGTTAACAAATCGATTCGTGAAAACGACTTTTTCCAAAACGAAGCGCTGCTCGCAGCTGTCGAGCACGCAAAAGCGAATAACGGCGCACTGCATTTAATGGGGTTACTGTCAGATGGCGGTGTCCACAGTCATTATGAGCATTTGTTTGCCTTGCTGCGCCTTGCTGAAATGAATGGCATCCGTGATGTATACGTTCATGCGTTTTTAGACGGAAGAGATGTCGGTCCGAAAACAGCATTGACGTATATTGAACGGACAGAAGAAGTCATGAAATCGGTTGGTGTAGGACAGCTGGCGTCAATATCCGGCCGCTACTATGCGATGGATCGTGACAAACGCTGGGATCGCGTCAAACTTGCGTATGATGTCATGGTAAATGGAGAAGGACCTGTATATGCATCTGCCGAAGAAGGTGTCCAAGCTTCTTACGAGGCGGGTGTGACAGACGAATTCGTTGTGCCGTTTATTGTTCAACCAGAAGGACAGGCTCCAGTCAAGATTTCCGAGGGAGACTCTGCTGTATTTTTCAATTTCCGACCTGACCGCGCGATTCAGTTATCCCGTGCGTTCACTCAAAATGGATTTGACGGATTTGCAGCGAAGAACTATACAGATTTGAAATTTGTTACTTTTACAGATTACAGTGCTGAAGTCGCTTCTCAAGTTGTATTTGCCAAACAGGATTTGAAAAATACAATTGGTGAAGTCCTTTCTCAGAACAATATTCGTCAGCTTCGTATTGCAGAAACTGAAAAATATCCTCATGTAACGTTTTTCATGAGTGGCGGACGAGAGGAAGAATTTGATGGCGAGAAAAGAATTTTAATCCCCTCACCTAAAGTTGCCACATACGATTTGAAACCTGAAATGAGTGCATATGAAGTAACAGATGCGTTGATCAAAGAAATACAAGAGGACCAAATCGATGCGTTCATTCTTAATCTGGCGAATCCAGACATGGTTGGCCATAGCGGAATGCTCGAGCCGACAGTGAAAGCTGTTGAGACAACGGACGAATGTGTTGGACGTATTCTCGACGTGCTGCTTGCTAAAGGCGGCGCAGCGATTATTACAGCGGACCACGGGAATGCTGACGAAGTCATGACCATTGAAGGTGCACCCATGACTGCGCACACAACAAATCCAGTGCCGGTAATTGTCACGAAAGACGGTGTTACACTAAGAGAAGGCGGTATTCTCGCTGATCTTGCACCAACCATGTTAAAATTGCTAGGTATCAAACAGCCAGAAGAGATGACAGGAACGCCATTATTTTAA
- a CDS encoding TPM domain-containing protein, whose translation MRKSAVRAFALLGMLLVLLTAVQPAVYAKVDVVQDESGVLSDSQIQELRDYGTRLQSATGAEFAVWIVPSTQGRPIEEYSLNKLREFQLGDKKKNNGALLVMTTEADENGDKHIRLEVGYGLEGALPDGKVGRIIDEVTMPYLKNGQPDQAVIETYKNVYNEIAKEYGLEGDELPVASFDNEDDEGGFPIVPIIVIGFILIQIFFNSGKGGGSGGSGGPGGRRRGGGMVFFPGSFGGGSGGSGGGGGFGGFGGGGSGGGGGAGRSW comes from the coding sequence ATGAGAAAGTCGGCTGTTCGAGCATTTGCCCTGCTTGGCATGCTTTTAGTTTTGCTGACAGCAGTCCAGCCCGCGGTTTATGCGAAAGTGGATGTTGTTCAAGATGAATCAGGTGTTTTGTCTGACAGTCAAATTCAAGAACTGAGGGATTATGGAACTCGGTTACAAAGCGCGACAGGTGCTGAATTTGCTGTGTGGATTGTACCGTCTACACAAGGAAGACCCATTGAAGAGTATTCATTGAATAAATTACGAGAATTTCAACTTGGAGATAAAAAGAAAAATAACGGGGCGCTACTTGTGATGACAACTGAAGCGGACGAAAATGGTGATAAACATATTCGTTTAGAAGTTGGTTATGGATTGGAAGGGGCCCTTCCTGACGGTAAAGTTGGTCGTATTATTGACGAAGTGACCATGCCTTATTTAAAAAATGGGCAACCTGATCAAGCGGTAATTGAAACGTATAAAAATGTTTACAACGAAATAGCAAAAGAGTACGGCCTTGAAGGTGATGAACTTCCCGTCGCATCGTTTGACAACGAGGACGATGAAGGCGGGTTCCCGATCGTCCCCATCATCGTCATCGGTTTCATCCTCATCCAGATTTTCTTTAACTCTGGAAAAGGAGGAGGTTCGGGCGGTTCAGGCGGACCTGGCGGCAGACGCCGAGGTGGCGGTATGGTCTTCTTCCCAGGATCCTTCGGAGGCGGTTCAGGAGGTTCAGGCGGCGGAGGCGGTTTTGGCGGCTTCGGCGGCGGTGGTTCCGGCGGTGGCGGAGGCGCTGGCCGAAGCTGGTAA
- a CDS encoding HPr family phosphocarrier protein: protein MIERTAEVKIKPGLQARQAALFVQEANRYTSDLYVKRDERQVNAKSIMGVMSLAIAQGSTVTLIADGSDEEQAAEALSAFVQGVS from the coding sequence ATGATTGAAAGAACCGCTGAAGTGAAAATTAAGCCCGGCTTGCAAGCCAGGCAGGCAGCGTTATTTGTACAAGAAGCGAATCGCTACACATCGGACTTATATGTTAAACGAGATGAACGGCAAGTGAATGCAAAGAGTATTATGGGCGTTATGAGTTTAGCGATTGCACAAGGAAGCACAGTTACACTGATTGCCGATGGCAGCGATGAAGAACAAGCCGCTGAAGCGCTGTCAGCGTTTGTGCAAGGGGTAAGCTAA